Genomic DNA from Pseudomonadota bacterium:
GCTTTCCCAATCGCACTTGATGCGCCAAGCCTGCTAAATGAAACACAACTTCAACATCTGCGAGCCGATCTTCCCATTCAACGAACTCTCTAATATCATTAATACAAAACGGTTGGGTCTGATCAGGTGCCCTGCGGGCATCGCGCACCACAGCATGCACTTGAACACCTTGCTTAACCAGAGACTCACACAAAGCACGGCCCACAAATCCTGAAGCTCCCGTCACCAAAGCGGTTTTCATGTTTGCCCCATTGCAAGCAAAATCTCCCAAGATTCTGGATCAATCGGCATCACAGACAAGCGTGACTGACGTACCAACGCCAATTGTTGCATCCTTGGGTCTTGCTTAATTGCTGCCAAGGACACAGGGTGGGGCAATGTTTGCTTGGCCTTAACATCAACCATTACAAATCGACCACTGGGATCAGATGGATCTGGGTAAGCTGTACGCACAATTTCAACCAAACCCACAATCTGCCTTTCCTTGCCAGAGTGATAGAAAAAAGCCTGATCTCCAACCACCATTGCCTTGAGATTC
This window encodes:
- a CDS encoding EVE domain-containing protein, which gives rise to MSYWLLKSEPETWSWNDQVRDGVAEWDGVRSFQAAKNLKAMVVGDQAFFYHSGKERQIVGLVEIVRTAYPDPSDPSGRFVMVDVKAKQTLPHPVSLAAIKQDPRMQQLALVRQSRLSVMPIDPESWEILLAMGQT